Genomic DNA from Prunus persica cultivar Lovell chromosome G1, Prunus_persica_NCBIv2, whole genome shotgun sequence:
ctaatttgaaaCTATCATAAAGCTCAACATGCtataaaacttcaaatttcaataactaatATAGCTCAATTCAAATATCCATATATAGTTATTACCTAATTAGAGTATTACAcatgtaaaatataatataaataaataaatatactcATAAATGGTTCGGTTTGATTTAGGTCGGTTTACAAAAACCTAAAATCAAACCATATACGGTCTGATCcgatttttaaattgtttgactttttcttgatcaaaaccaaaccaaactagTTATTACGATTTAGATAGGCCAGTTTCATTAGTTTGACTGAATTGATGCCCATCCTgacttatatatttttaagttttcGAAGTGAAATTGTTTTGACTAAAAGATAGTTGAAGCTaacacaccaaaaaaagaagaaggaaaaaaaaaaagaaaaaaaaaaggggacaGTTGAAGAAGCCTTGCAATTGGAATAGACTTCGATTGCATGTGCCAAAATGATCTCCACCACTTCTGGTGTGGCTACTCCGCCTCCTTTTGTGTGGCTCCTTTCCTttactttctatttttctttttgaaagcCCTTCCTCTCTTGTATTCTCTAATGCTAGCCCATAAatcttctccttctttctcTGAACTTCCTCCCCCTTTGTTCTACAGCCCTCACATCTCCCTCATCTCTCTTTCCTTTCATCCCTCCACCACTCCGTCGAGCCGTATCTCTTCTCCAACCAAAGCTCAAATCCAAAAGTCCTATATTCCTAAGATTTACTTGGTTTGCCACTGGATTGCTGCAGTTATTTTACTCCATCAACCCATTCTCAGATCTAATAATTGGATATGCACTTGTGGGCTCTGTAAATCTATGGTCAATCTTGACCACAACTCGATAGATCACTTGAGTATGATGCATGAGGGCTTGCTACCCCAAATCCACACTCTACAGATCTCCTCTCTTGGTTCCCATAGCCCTTGATTTTCTTGTGGTGGCGGCATGGATGTTGGTGGCGACAGCAACTtgttttatttagggttagaTTTTAAGGTTTTTGCATTTTGTgggcttttgttgttttgggcTGCTATTTTGTCACTTTaggttgggtttttattttgttcagtTTGAGCCTAGGCAGTAGTCTTTTGTTTTGAGATGGGCACGCTCCCTTGGGAGGTATCAATACTATGATTTCTAACCTGATTACTTGTTAGAGCATTTTCAACAGTTTGTactttgccatggcaacggGGAGGCTTGGACAGCCACTATTCGcttgaatagtggctgcccctGCAAAAGGTTGTCGTGTTTTCACCAATTTTCATAGCAAcaactattcacatgagatatgatgagagaaatttgtatagagtttggtgtggaaagtgaaaactatgactaagtatttatttttaaaaaaaatctgaaattttttgtagattttttttttaaaaaaaattgttgttaACGTCAACAAACCCATGCTTGAACTTGAGCTCATCTTGCCTGAGGGTTGGCTTGGTTTCATGGGCCCCAATAGCTACCCTGGCCAGCCCTTGCTGCTGAAAACGGTTTTTGGGCCTAAACAACCCCCAGCCCTTGTTGTTGGAAGTGCTCTTAGGTGTTTGTGTTTAGTtggctttgtttttgggttgttgGTAGCCTTGTGGTGTCTTTGTTTGCTGTGTCTGGCTGTTAGTAGTCGTGTTTCACCTTCTGATATACTCTCTTTTGTTTAATGGAAAGTacatttgaccaaaaaataaatcccTAATCCACAAGGCAAAATGTGCTATTATTATCGAATTGGGTTACACAAATTCAATGGGTTACATAATTATGCATGTGTTGGGTTACACGGATTGTTGTTTCTTCTACTAAAGTAAATCGGTATAATGAAAGCAGATCTTGGCCAACGGAATCCCAAGAAGGTAAGAACTCCAACTTGTCGGATGCGATATACAAGTGGGACTTGCATTCTATGAGCAAGCTGTGGGAAAAACCGATGTAACCCAAATTGTTAATTGCTACAACACCCGTGTGCTTTTCCAATTCAAtaacaaaatttgttttttctcattttcttttaggGATAGAATACTCtttgttattcttattcaccTACTATTGAATGCAGCGGCAGTGATGTGCGGCTGGGTTGGGGAGCCACATTGGCCGGCGACACGACGAAAGGAGGACTTATGATGGTAAAACATGGGTGTTGTGCACTAGTAGGGTCGGCCCTGACTTTTGGTTGACTTGGGATCAGAAATTAAAATGAGGCCTTTTTATGTTTCATCATATTGAATATAGtaaactaaaaaagaaaaataaggttTAGGGAGAAGGTTATAATGCCCTTTTTATTGACCAAGGTTATAatgccttttttcttttttggtcaataaaGCTTCATTAAGCAACAGCAAACggcaaagaaaacaagaacaagagagccaaaaaccaaagaaaaacagaaaaaaaaaaaaacagagcaacAAGGAATAAGTTTCAAGCAAATTATAAGAATTTGTTGTAGCATCTGGTTTTTGCAAAaagattttataaataatatcttCACAAAGAGAATATCTAGTATGAAATTGCAggaacataaaacaaaaataaataaattaaaggatATGAATAAGAAATCTGATTGTGTTTTGAGAACTTATAGAAAccaagaatgaaaaataataaatggtGGGTTTGAGGAACAGAGAAGAGGgagtaaataaaaataaaaatatgtttgTTGGTTGCTCTGTAGaagatttgtttgtttttggaagAGTTTAGATTGTAATGTTGTACTATTGAAATCGCTATGTGGAAATGGAAGTGTGTAAACATATTTGAGAGATTGATCTGGTAACCTTGCAAATCCTGATAGTTCTAATTGAGCAAGTTAATGAGTTTGACTTAATTGTTGTTTTAGTGAATTTGGAATATGACAAATAGTTTGTAGTCGTAATGGAAATATAATTGAGTTGTTTTCCAGTACTAACTACAATGAGTAATGACATCAATATCACATAAAGGGCCTAAGTCAAGCATCCAAAGGAAGAATCACAGTCATCCTTCTGCCACGTGTCATGACAGGGATCCATAACCACTGGCTTAACAGAATTGGTGCTAAAACGAAACAGAcagataaacaaaataaaagaggCAAAAACAATTTCAAGCCCAAATCAATGAGCGGACCCCACGTGGTCCGTGGCTCTGCGGTGCAGGAGGAAGTCCACGTGAGGGAAGAAGAGGAGGCGGGAAAGAAGAAAGCACGCAGATTTGAGAAGTGTGTGCGCCGGCGGTTTTGCATAGAGAGCCGGAGATTCCTTCTGTAGCCGGAAGGGAGCGGGGCCGAATTCGTCATTTCACAAAGCGTGAAAgaagtttgaaaattaaaagaggcAGTGCTGTAGAGAGAGTGGACCTGGGCCAGTGTAGGTGGGTTGGGTTAGGGAGTTGGTCAGACTCAGGAGGAGGAGAGGTGTGGGGCCCACTATatacacagagagagaaagagagagagagagaaaacttcCCATTCATCCACAATCCTCAAAATGGCGTCAACTTCGATCTGAGCTGGCAGTCATGCCAGCCTGTATCCAGCTGTCTTCCAACCCCcctcccccaaaaaaaaatcacaattaaaaattcatctcgctctctctctcctctagcCCTTTACACTTTCCAATTTAGAAACTCAATAAACAAACACACAGAGCACAAAACCAGAGCATCAATGGcattgccctagactgaggGAGAGGAGCTTCTGCTTTGCATTTACTTTGCTTTCTGCAATGGATCCCTGCCCATTCGTGCGGGTCACAGTGGGCAATCTCGCTCTCAAGATCCCAGTCGCTTCCAAGCCCGCCCGCTCCGTCGTCCACCCTTCGTCAGCACCATGCTTCTGCAAGATCAAGCTCAACAACCTCCCCCCTCAAAACGCTGTCGTTCCCTGTCTCCCGCCTGAGGCCCAAACCCTCGACAGCGCCGCTCAGGCAAACGGCGTCGCCGCTACTTTCCACCTTAGCAAGTCGGATCTGGACCGGGTCGGGTCCAAGTCCATATTCGCCCCCAAGCTCTGCCTCAAAATCTCGATATACACGGGTCGCAGAGGCAGCACCTGCGGCGTCAATTCCGGAAGGCTGTTGGGTCGGGTTTCCGTGCCGCTGGATCTGGCGGGAACCGAGTGCAAGCCCAGTGTGTTCCACAACGGGTGGGTCTCCGTCGGGAAAGGCGTCCTCAAAGGCGTGTTCTCGGCCCAGACCCAGTTCCATTTGAATGTTAAGGCCGAACCCGACCCGAGATTCGTTTTCCAGTTCGACGGAGAACCCGAATGTAGCCCACAAGTGTTTCAAATCCAAGGCAACATTCGGCAGCCCGTCTTCACCTGCAAATTCAGCTTCAGAAGCACCGGCGACCGAGGCACTCAAAGATCCAGGTATTattcattttcctcttttttttccccaaattttcttCGTCTGTGTTAGGGTTTCggtataattattattattttatttttgcaaagaaaaaaagtagatTCTGTGTTTGATTCGAGATTGTGAATGCGAATGTTTTGTGTAAAAGTTTGATACTATAATTAAATTAGAGTAGTGAAGCTCACAATTTTGTTCGCTTTACGACGACGTTTTGCAATTGAATCCTTCAAGCGGACTCTGATCCCATTAAAGCTCTTTACGTAGATTCTAAGCCCATTTTTTATTAACCAGGTCCCTGTTTCATTTCCGGAGCTTTTACAAAGTTGGTTTACTGTCGattaatttttattctcaTTTTGCCCCTTTCATCTtcttaaatttactttttcttttttttaaaataaatgttttaTTATATTAGATTCTCTGTGTTTGATGCGTTGTTTACCAGTTGCATTCTAAATTGAATCCTTCCCATTAAAGCTTTCTACGCAGGTTCTgaattgattttttgtttattcccATTTTGCCTCTCTGTTCACAGGTCTTTACATTTGGACCACGGCAACTCTCGAAGCTGGTTAGGCTCGTTTGGGAGCGAGAGAGAGCGACCGGGGAAGGAGCGAAAGGGCTGGTCCATAACGGTCCACGACCTCTCCGGCTCGCCCGTAGCCGCAGCCTCGATGGTCACACCCTTCGTGGCTTCACCCGGTTCGGACCGGGTCAGCCGGTCCAACCCGGGATCCTGGCTCATCCTCCGACCTGGCGACAACACGTGGAAACCGTGGGGCCGCCTCGAGGCCTGGCGCGAAAGAGGCGGCTCCGACGGCCTCGGGTACCGCTTCGAACTCATTCCCGACACCAGCGGTGCCGGCATTGTGTTGGCCGAGTCCACTCTCAGCTTAAACAAGGGCGGGAAATTCGTACTGGATCTGGGTTCGGGTTCCGGTACCCGACCCGTCCCAAACTCTCCTGGTTGCAGCCCGCGGGGCAGCGGGGATTTCGGGTACGGGTTGTGGCCCTATTGCTTGTACAGAGGTTTTGTGATGTCGGCGAAGGTTGAGGGTGAGGGCAGGTGCAGCAAGCCTGCGGTGGAGGTGAGCGTGCAGCACGTGAACTGTACGGAGGACGCCGCGGCTTACGTGGCGTTGGCCGCTGCCGTTGATCTGAGCATGGACGCCTGCAGGCTTTTCTCTCAACGGCTGAGGAAGGAGCTATGTCAGGACTCGGAGCTGCTCCGATGACCCGGATAGGGCTACGTCGTCGTTTTAATGGGATTTGGtcctttcttgtttttggttaTTCTGAGTTTGGTTTgctggagaagaaaaaaatatttttaattactactaacaaacagagagagaggagagagagagagagagagagagagagagagagctgtgtAGTGTGTACAGTGagaggaaggagagagagacattAGGCAGGGCACGCTTTGTTTTTGGTCGTGTGACTTGTGTTTAATTTTCCCTTTTAGTTTTTGAAATGAAGGGCTTGCTTTAGTTGGAATATTTGTAGTCGCTGACTTGAAGAATATTTGATGTCACTTTAATTTGGATGAATTAAATAGAGGAAGTGTGGATTTAGCTGTAATCCAATTGATGGCAGCTAAGCacgttaattaatttttaattagttccatctgtgtgtgtgtgtaaattGTAGTTTAGCATAAAGTAGTAGTTGAATGATTAATGTGGGGAAGGGAAGGGCGTGCAGGTTACGTGCTGATTTgatttctgtttattttttttaggtacacgaattaattaatattttgtgtAATGGCTTttaaggaaagaaaattaatttgaaattaatatgGAGGATAGCTGGAATGCGCTTTTGATGAAGGTGGGGCGTGGGGGTGCTTGGGTTCCGGCTGACTTCTAGAATTGATATATGGGTAAAAGAGTGAGGGGGACCATGGATGATCAGATGAATTTCTGTTATGCAATTTGGTTTGGGAGGGGGGACCATTGAATCcaacttttctttgttcataaaaataatgaaagggTCTTGATTTAATATTTTACATATTAGTTGTTTTATGTTTGAATTTCTATGACACCTTGGTCGTCTccttcaaaaaaaattgatgctTGTTTTATACATTTAAAAAACTTGTACATATTAAATCCTTGGGGTTAGCCTAAGTAGGCGAGAAAGGGTGGCGTATAGGTTAATTCTGATAGGTTCAAAGTTGGATTTCCTCCCATCTAaccgaaaaagaaaactaacgCATATTAGACCTGAATGGATCACAATAAGGTTGCAAATgtctcatatttttttatttgaaagaaTCACAATGAGGTTCGTTGAATAGGAAACGTTTATCAAGACCCCCTATTCCCATCTAAAACCCAATCTTCTTTTGGTATATCATTTGCAAACAcgattttcttttaatcaaTGTGGGAGGGgtatttcaaaatgggatcTCTCTCAATATTGGGgaacaaaaatatcattaaattaAAAGCTAGTTGACCGTCTCAATTTAATTTAGAATCATATATTACTTTGATCTTTTTTTAAACCCTTTTAGTTCATTAAACATTCACACTTTATCAATAATTTTACTCACAATTAAACTTGTTAAATGTGTCAGGTTGTAAACCAGTTCATTTCGAGGTGATGGGCAACTCGATTTTAAACATATTTTGGCTGCTTGACTCGAATTTTActcaaactttttttattgtagTATGTCGTTTTAATTATGTTCATTCGAAGATAACTAATGTGGTGATAATGATCAATGAGTGATGAGCAAAAATGCGCTCAATTATGAAAAGTGTAAAATCAGTTTGTTTAAAGGATATGTGAAGATGGGTTATTATTGTTACCTAGGAAGCACAtactgtaattttttttatatatatttaaaatgtctgaaattgaatttataGTTGAAAGAAATGGAACTTAAAGTTGAGAAAGGTGTGATGTGAGTGAGATGATGAGATTGTTGTTGAGATGGGGGCTTATAGCAAATAGTCCCCAAGTCGTCTTCCGGACAATAACAGTTTTGCGTCGGGACTCAGAGAAATCAGAAGTCACGTTCACCACATTTTTTCGTGAAGAGGGACTATAACACTAGGGCTATGACTAGGGGGgaccacagagagagagagagagagggtaaGTAGTTTGTATATCATCAAGATAACATTGTTTTACTATTTTCAACTAATTATGTTCTACCATGTAGAAAAATTATCACTCGTATCGGAACTTAATTGATTGAGAATAACAAAATAGAGTTATTTCTATGGTATATAATTTTTTCCCTCTATATGACGGAAATGTCAATGTGACAGTATTATAAACTAATTATGACCCAATAAGAAAGTTAAAActcataataaaatatgattaatttgaaaTACCGTCATAATGTCAATTGAGTTTTTCTCTTGTTAATGAGTTACTCTAGCCTCCACAAGTCACTTTctaaaacagaaacagaagcagaacAAAAAATGTTACCAAAGGAAAAATCGACCAACCGCTTTTTATTAACAGCTTCTCACCCCACTTCTGCTTATTTATTCTATTTATTCTTTGTTGCTTTACTTGTCAACGGATATAAGATTTCAtcccaagtttttgttttgcatagtAGATTCATGCCATTTTTGTTCGGTGCTTGGACCACATGGGtagatccaatccaatccaagcaAGGGTTCTAAGTGGCCACATCATGGAGGATGATGGATATGACACTTTCATAccaaagtgaaaataaaattttgcaaGCTCAAACAATCAAGATTCTAATTCAACAACAGCCAAAATTACCCTACCTTATCCAAATTAGCAATACTTCAATCAAAATTGCATACTTGAAGAAGGAGGTTTAagtattcttttttccaaaGGAAAGCCAAATTTAGCtagtttctttaaaaaattacaaaaatataatattgacATTAACTAGCACCATAATCGACTATTAATTATTTACGTTTTGCCATAGAGAATGACCACCACGTACATATCAATAATACTAGAGACACCAACTTATTGtacaaatgtaattttttgtgtgtaaTTTGTTGTCAATAAATAAAGTTCATAGCGAGCTTAGAATAACGACAAATGAAACGTTACATCACGTAACAACAGTTTATGTCCCAAAGTTAGTGTAATAAGTTGATGTCTCTCGGAATACAAGACTTCTATACCAAGTTTGTGAACATAAACTTTCCCAAGAATGtggatttatttataagaTCCAGCGGAGGCTGCACTATTTTCTGGTGTGATAAAGAAAACAGTCAGCACCCGTGTTAACAAGAATGGTTTCATGGACTTTTCTCACGGACCTGGAGACTGGCTGCTCTTTCACCGGCTCCATGTGTGGGATTGTGTTTATCTAAATAGAAGGTTCATGTTCTTTTGTACTGTTtgtcctttatttatttatagatttttattttaaattttttttgctttttgtttattggtaaaagaaagaaactgagAATGgaacccaaataaaaaagtgaCGTGTCCACAAAAAGTATCATAGAATTAGAACTGACATGTTTACCAAAGCTATCACCTTAACTTTGGCTTCTAGAACGTTGCAAATTTATTATGAGTGTCCATTAAAACTGGTTGGGCATGATTCAAATAAGTTACCACACTAGCTATCATTCTAGCTGAGTAGGTCGTGCTAGGTtgcaatatttcatttttcaaatattcTCTCGAATTGCATGAAAATTTATGATTATCGATTATTGTATTCTTTAGAACGGATGTCTACTAAACTGCGAGCACAAAAGTATGGTCAAAATTGTCTTTAGATATTACAATTTTGGCAAGCCTTGATCGTTAAAGTTTGTTAGTATGTCCAACattcttgttgttttgctgTCACAATAACCGTGagaattattgttattattaaaattcatatttttcattgttCCGCAAATTAAACACACTATCCTTgtctatttattttgttgttactGTTTGATTACTAAATGCTTTCTTATTTGAGTGAAtatttgcaaggatgatcatTCAATGAACACCAAAAAATGATATGTTCAAATCATGGAAAACATTATGAAGTCTGATCAAATGATTGGTTAGCATTTCAACACTAAAAAACCAATAAGCCACTATGTTGTTGGCTTGTTTTAGAGATTTTGATACTCATTTGTAGACTCTTGCTCTCCACTTGTTACTGCAGGAAGATATTCATTTTACACTGCATACAGCTTATGCCAAACCCTTTTCATAGGTTTTGTTCTAAAGCTACTTCCACcgtccatgaaattgtatGCAAAATTTAGGCCAGCAACAAGGATATGGATATGGATATGGCTGCCATATTATCATTGATGGAGTCTTTTTGCTCATTTTCAAACACCATTAATGTCACTACTCATTTCTTGATTGAGTACCTAACAGCGATCACATTATGGCAAACGCATATCTAACAAACAGCAAGCATGTCTAGAGATATGAAATGTCTGCCATCAAACTGTTTGTTCTCTTCCCTTTCTGGtcaaattgaaatggttttttttgttgtcgtTACCTTCTTGTAACATATCTTAGTGTTGTCTATTAATGAGTTGGACTGGGAATCATATTCATTCTAGATTGCAATAATTAACCCTTCACCCGTACATATCTCAGTGTTGTCTATGTGCTGATTTgatttcagtttatttttagGTACAcgaattaattaatattttgtgtAATGGCTTttaaggaaagaaaattaatttgaaattaatatgGAAGATAGCTGGAATGCGCTTTCGATGAAGGTGGGGGGTGGGGGTGCTTCAGATGAATTTCTGTTATGCAATTTGGTTTCTCATTATACTAGcttctctgcacgcgcttccgcgcatgcgagaggttttttttaaaaaaaatttaaatttattttagaattaaaaaagataatggatatttgtgttccataaaaataggacccattatctgaattttcttttaattttaatttttttaatacgaaaaattgtgaatttaccatattatcctcatttaattaataatttcaattcataatatttgcattaaccaagggcattttctggtattttgaatgtttcaccattctctgccttttgctttatatatatagataacgGAAATGTCAGTGTAACAGTGTTTTAAACTAATTATGATCACGTGAGAGATTAAAAcctataataaaatatgattgATTTAAAATATCGTCATAAAGACAAGTGAGGTTTTTCCTTGTTACTGAGTTACTCTAGCCTCTACAAGTCACTTTCTAACACTGAAAcagagaaacagaagcagaacAAAAAATGTTACCAAGGGAAAAATTGACCAACCACTTTTTAttaacaacttttttttttttcctatgaGTTAATTGCTGAAATATCCTCGAACTAGGATTCTAATCGAACTTAATATCCTGAATTAAAACATCAGTCAATTTAGCacctgaattaatttaaattgtcAATTTTACACATGCCGTTAGATTTTATGGAATTTCATCCAATCTTATGTTTAAACCCAATCATGTGACGCATACATGTGAACTATTTggagggcaattttgtccaacTAAGTCCTTTCTCTCCCAATCCTCATCCCCACGGCCTCTCATCCACCTTTCTAAGTTACAGCAAGTTCCCTATAAAACAGTAAGTAAAGAAACGAATACCCTCAGATTCTCTTGTAATGACTGCAAAAAGATTCAGTCTATAAGCCCCAAGTTGTTAGTGTGTCAACTAGTTGAAAATGcagttttttttagtacacaAAATTGTATTTACATGCTCCTTTTGCTCTATCATccccaacaaacaaaacaccaGTGATAGTGATATATAATTATCCTCAAGTTCTCAATCCTGTTGTCACTTACAATAATAATTGTAATAGACAAGCTCAATGGACACGAATTTCCTAAACAGTGTTGTGTTAATTTGCTAGACGACAGTTTGTCTTAAAACGGTCAGTTATTAGGGTGTAAAACATTTGAAATATCCAGTTTTTAAAATGACCCACTTGTGAGGAAAACGTTCGTGTGTTGCGTCAAAggcaaaatataaaaatcactGTTACCAGGAGGAAGCATAAGTTtatgtaaaaaagaaaaaaacccaagACATATATGACCAAAAAACAAGGCAGCTtggacaagaaaaaaaaagggagactGGCATTTGACTAAAACAAGGCATTCGAGGGttggcaaaaacaaaaaggagacAAGTCAtttgaagagagagacagcCCATCTTCAACCTTCGTCTTCGTCGGCGTCCCCAAATCTTGGTTCACGAAAACGGAGAGGAACTCAGGGGTTTTGATACGACAGTTGTTTCGcaattgtttctctctcttctctcggCTCCCACCCGCACCCGCACTCGCACTCGCACTCGAAGGAACTCAGTGATAGCGCCGTCTCTTTTGGCTCCCTCTCtcaggtaattttttttttcttttcaatttcttctcatttact
This window encodes:
- the LOC18793195 gene encoding uncharacterized protein LOC18793195; amino-acid sequence: MDPCPFVRVTVGNLALKIPVASKPARSVVHPSSAPCFCKIKLNNLPPQNAVVPCLPPEAQTLDSAAQANGVAATFHLSKSDLDRVGSKSIFAPKLCLKISIYTGRRGSTCGVNSGRLLGRVSVPLDLAGTECKPSVFHNGWVSVGKGVLKGVFSAQTQFHLNVKAEPDPRFVFQFDGEPECSPQVFQIQGNIRQPVFTCKFSFRSTGDRGTQRSRSLHLDHGNSRSWLGSFGSERERPGKERKGWSITVHDLSGSPVAAASMVTPFVASPGSDRVSRSNPGSWLILRPGDNTWKPWGRLEAWRERGGSDGLGYRFELIPDTSGAGIVLAESTLSLNKGGKFVLDLGSGSGTRPVPNSPGCSPRGSGDFGYGLWPYCLYRGFVMSAKVEGEGRCSKPAVEVSVQHVNCTEDAAAYVALAAAVDLSMDACRLFSQRLRKELCQDSELLR